From the genome of Adlercreutzia equolifaciens DSM 19450:
GAGTGGTGAGCTCGGTGGACGGCGTCGCGGCGGGGGAGCGCCTCGTGGTGACCCTCTCCGACGGTGAGCTGGACTGCACGGTGGACGATATCCGCCGCATCCACAGCGCCGTCGAGGCTTGGGACTGATGATACGCGCAGCGACGAGTGATACACGCAACGATGAGAAAGGAAGCGCCATGAGCGATGCCGCGAACCTTGACGAGAAGAAGCCGGTGGAAGAGCTGACCTTCCGCGAGGCCTTGAGCGAGCTGGAGTCCATCGTCTCCGTGCTGGAGAGCAATACGCTGGAACTGGAGGAGTCCCTCGCCGCCTACGAGCGCGGCGTGGTGCTCTTGGGCTCGCTGCAGAAGCGCTTGGGCGCCGCCGAGCAGCAGGTGGAGGTGCTCATGGGCGAGCTGGTGGCCGCCCCCGACGACGAGACCCAGGACACGACCCTCTCCTAGGGCGGTGACGGCGCGACAGATTCCGTAGGGGCAGACCTTGGTCTGCCCACTCGACCGGAATGATGTCTTCAGTTGGAAGGGGGGGATCAAGGTCGCCCTCTACGGGGAGCCGCCTCCGCAATTCAACGGAAAAAATGACGGGGTGTCAATCGGTGAGCGGCGCTCCGCTTGCCGATAAGGACGCGAGCAGGTGCGACGCGCCCTGCGTGCACTCCTAAAATAGGGGAAACTATTGATTAGGAGGTAAGTCATTGAACGTCCTCGTCCTCAACGCCGGTTCTTCCTCTCTGAAGTATCAGCTCATCAATGTTGAAACCCATGAAGTGCTCGCCAAGGGCATCTGCGAGCGTGTCGGTTCCGCCGAGGCCTTCCACAAGCACGGCATCGACGAGAATGAGGTGGTCATCGACACCCCCATGCCCGATCACAACGCCGCCATGGCCCTCGTGCTGGAGGCGCTGACGAGCGGCCCCACCAAGGCCATCGACTCTTTGGACGACATCGACGCCGTGGGGCACCGCGTGGTGCAGGGCGGCAAGTACTTCGATCGCTCCGTGCTCATCGATGACGATGTCGTCGCCAAGATCGACGAGCTGGCGGAGCTCGCGCCTCTGCACAACAAGGCCGCGCTCATGGGCATCGAGGCCTGCCGCGAGCAGATGCCCGGCAAGCCCATGGTGGCCGTCTTCGACACCTCGTTCTTCCAGACCATTCCGCCGAAGGCCTACATGTACCCGTTGCCCTACGAGCTGTACGAGAAGCACGCCATCCGCAAGTACGGCGCCCACGGCACCTCGCATCGCTACATTGCCGAGCGCGCGGCCGCCTTCATGGACGAGCCCTTGGAGGACCTGAAGCTCATCACCTGCCATCTGGGCAACGGCTGCTCCATCTCCGCCATCGACCACGGCGTGGCCGTTGACACCTCCATGGGTCTCACGCCTCTTGATGGCCTTATGATGGGCACCCGCTGCGGCGCCATCGACCCGGCCATCGTCCCCTTCATCATGGAGAAGGAGAACCTCACGGCGGCCGAGGTGAACGACCTCATGAACAAGAAGAGCGGGCTTTTGGGCATCTCTGGCATCTCCAACGACCTGCGCAGCGTGCGCCAGGCCTCCGAGGAGGGCGACGAGCGCGCCCAGCTCGCCTACGACATGTACTCGAACTCCGCGAAGAAATACATCGGCCAGTACATCGCCGTCATGGGCGGCGTCGATGCCATCGTGCTCACGGCCGGCGTGGGCGAGAACTGCGACAAGATGCGCCGCATGATCTTCGCGGGTCTGCAGCCGCTCGGCATCAAGATCGACCTGGAGAAGAACCGCAAGGGCCTGCGCGGCGAGCGCGAGATCTCCACGGACGACTCCGAGGTGCGCATCGTTATCATTCCCACCGACGAGGAGTACATGATCGCCCGCGACACCTATCAGCTGGTGAAGGAGGGCACGCTCGAGATCACCGAGCTTGCGTAGGCGCTTTCGGCTCCGAAAAACTAGCCCCGGATTGACGGTTGTTCTGTAAAGATCGTCAATCCGGGGCTTCTTTTTCTTCGGATTAGGCTGTTTCGGGAAAATGCTAGCCACAAATCGACGGTCCTAACGGAACAATCGTCGATTCGCGGCTGGAAAAAACGAGATCGAGGCCCAGAGCGGGCCACGATCTCGTGGGGAGGGATTGCGGGGCGCTCGGGTGCGCCCCTATCGCATCAGGCGAGCTACTTCACCTGGGCGAGGGCGTTGTTCACGGCGTCTTTCAGAGCCGTGGAGGAGACGGTGGCGCCGGCTACGGCATCCACCTCGGTGGACTGGGCCTCGATGATCCGGGCCGGCAGGGCGTCGAGCGCCAAGCTGCCCACACCAGCGGTCTCCTGCTGCTGCACGATGTCGATGGCAGCGATCTTGCCGCCCTCCACCTTCACCTTCACCGCCAGCTCGTTGCCCATGCACAGGGTCGAGGTGCCGAGGTACTCGTTCTCGCCGAGCTTCGCGGACGCGGTCGGGTCAGGATCGACCTCGTGGCTGCCGCTGCCCTGGGTGTAGACGATCTCGGAGGCCACGCCCATGGGGAGCACCGGCAGCGGATCCTTCTCGGCCGCCGCGCCCACGCCGGCCAGCTGACCGAAAATGAGGCACTCGGCCATGTTGCCGCCGCCGTTGTACTGGTACGGGGTCATGCCGCCGAACTCGCCGGCGGAGTAGAGGTGCGGAATGGGCTCGCCGTCGGTGCCCACGACCTCGGCACGGG
Proteins encoded in this window:
- the xseB gene encoding exodeoxyribonuclease VII small subunit; the encoded protein is MSDAANLDEKKPVEELTFREALSELESIVSVLESNTLELEESLAAYERGVVLLGSLQKRLGAAEQQVEVLMGELVAAPDDETQDTTLS
- a CDS encoding acetate/propionate family kinase, which encodes MNVLVLNAGSSSLKYQLINVETHEVLAKGICERVGSAEAFHKHGIDENEVVIDTPMPDHNAAMALVLEALTSGPTKAIDSLDDIDAVGHRVVQGGKYFDRSVLIDDDVVAKIDELAELAPLHNKAALMGIEACREQMPGKPMVAVFDTSFFQTIPPKAYMYPLPYELYEKHAIRKYGAHGTSHRYIAERAAAFMDEPLEDLKLITCHLGNGCSISAIDHGVAVDTSMGLTPLDGLMMGTRCGAIDPAIVPFIMEKENLTAAEVNDLMNKKSGLLGISGISNDLRSVRQASEEGDERAQLAYDMYSNSAKKYIGQYIAVMGGVDAIVLTAGVGENCDKMRRMIFAGLQPLGIKIDLEKNRKGLRGEREISTDDSEVRIVIIPTDEEYMIARDTYQLVKEGTLEITELA